A stretch of Desulfohalovibrio reitneri DNA encodes these proteins:
- a CDS encoding aldehyde ferredoxin oxidoreductase C-terminal domain-containing protein gives MAACFGLEPPSPHPAWPRSDQALREDADGREAAERLRSPNDGSHLLSPKSREQVSRNLRIASAAMDSTGFCRFVVLAILEQGRTFEAMVDTINAMHGLRLTPDDLVELGRNILETEHNFNQRVRSPAPDVRPR, from the coding sequence ATGGCCGCCTGTTTCGGGCTGGAGCCGCCCAGCCCCCATCCGGCCTGGCCCCGCAGCGACCAAGCCCTCCGCGAGGACGCGGACGGGAGGGAGGCCGCCGAGCGCCTCCGGTCTCCGAACGACGGTTCCCACCTGCTTTCACCCAAGAGCCGGGAGCAAGTCTCCCGGAACCTGCGCATCGCCTCCGCGGCTATGGACTCCACCGGCTTCTGCCGCTTCGTGGTGCTGGCCATCCTGGAACAGGGGCGGACCTTCGAGGCCATGGTGGACACCATAAACGCCATGCACGGCCTGCGCCTCACCCCTGACGACCTGGTGGAGCTGGGCAGAAACATTCTGGAGACCGAGCACAACTTCAACCAGCGTGTCCGCTCGCCCGCGCCCGACGTCCGGCCCCGTG